One Symbiobacterium terraclitae DNA window includes the following coding sequences:
- the pfkA gene encoding 6-phosphofructokinase yields the protein MRRVGVLTSGGDAPGMNAAVRAVVRRGVSLGVQVVGVRHGYAGLIAGDFIDLDISSVGDIIHRGGTVLQTARSDRFMTPEGQREAVEKARAAGIDGMVVIGGDGSFRGAIRLTELGLPAIGVPGTIDNDIYGTDRTIGFDTAVNTCLEAIRKIRDTATSHDRTFVLEVMGRHSGWIALAAGLAGGAESILLPERPLPIEEVVARLKRGVERGKRHSLIIVAEGVGSGFDVGREIRERTGYDTRVTVLGHIQRGGAPTAADAMLASRMGARAVELLVEGRGGLFVGEVDNELVAAPLASVLDRRKEIPEELLDLAEVLAI from the coding sequence ATTCGCAGGGTTGGTGTTCTGACCAGTGGGGGCGATGCTCCCGGCATGAACGCCGCCGTCCGCGCGGTTGTGCGGCGGGGCGTTTCGCTGGGGGTGCAGGTGGTTGGCGTTCGCCATGGTTACGCCGGACTCATCGCCGGCGACTTCATTGACCTGGACATCAGTTCCGTCGGCGACATCATCCATCGCGGTGGAACGGTTCTGCAGACCGCGCGCAGCGACCGGTTCATGACGCCGGAGGGGCAGCGCGAGGCCGTGGAGAAGGCCCGGGCCGCCGGGATCGACGGCATGGTGGTAATCGGCGGCGACGGCTCGTTCCGCGGGGCGATCCGCCTGACCGAGCTCGGGCTGCCGGCCATCGGCGTGCCCGGCACGATCGACAACGACATCTACGGCACCGACCGCACCATCGGCTTCGATACGGCGGTGAACACCTGTCTCGAAGCCATCCGCAAGATCCGCGACACGGCCACCTCCCACGATCGCACCTTCGTGCTGGAGGTCATGGGCCGCCACTCCGGCTGGATTGCCCTGGCGGCCGGCCTGGCGGGCGGTGCGGAGTCGATCCTGCTCCCCGAGCGGCCGCTGCCCATCGAGGAGGTCGTCGCCCGCCTGAAGCGGGGCGTGGAGCGCGGCAAGCGCCACTCGCTGATCATCGTGGCTGAGGGCGTGGGGTCCGGATTCGACGTGGGCCGGGAGATCCGCGAGCGGACCGGCTACGACACGCGCGTCACCGTGCTGGGGCACATCCAGCGGGGCGGGGCGCCCACCGCCGCCGACGCGATGCTGGCCTCCCGCATGGGCGCCCGGGCGGTCGAGCTGCTGGTCGAGGGCCGGGGCGGCCTGTTCGTGGGCGAGGTGGACAACGAGCTGGTCGCGG
- a CDS encoding purine-nucleoside phosphorylase, which translates to MSDLLRRMEEARAAIAARGGVSPKVGLILGSGLGDLADQIEGAVRIPYGEIPHFPVSTVPGHAGQLVIGHLEGQPVVAMQGRVHFYEGYTMEQVTFPVRVMRALGVETLIVTCAAGGLNPAFSAGDLMLIVDHINMMGQDPLRGPNADELGPRFPAMVDAYTPELRKLALAVADELGVALRQGVYSPISGPSFNTSAELRMLQRLGSDAVGMSTVPEVVVARHMGLRVLGVACITDMALPDEPIHLTHEQVMEVALRTKPRFQSLIRGVLRRMAAI; encoded by the coding sequence ATGTCTGACCTGTTGCGACGCATGGAAGAAGCCCGGGCAGCCATCGCCGCGCGGGGCGGCGTGAGCCCGAAGGTCGGGCTCATCCTCGGCTCCGGGCTGGGCGACCTGGCCGACCAGATCGAGGGCGCCGTGCGCATCCCCTACGGTGAGATTCCCCACTTCCCGGTCTCCACCGTGCCGGGACACGCGGGGCAGCTGGTCATCGGCCACCTGGAGGGGCAGCCGGTGGTGGCCATGCAGGGGCGCGTCCACTTCTACGAGGGGTACACGATGGAGCAGGTCACCTTCCCCGTGCGCGTGATGCGCGCCCTGGGCGTGGAGACGCTGATCGTCACCTGCGCTGCCGGCGGCCTCAACCCCGCCTTCTCGGCCGGCGACCTCATGCTGATCGTCGACCACATCAACATGATGGGGCAGGACCCGTTGCGGGGTCCCAACGCGGATGAACTCGGCCCCCGCTTCCCCGCGATGGTGGACGCCTACACCCCGGAGCTCCGCAAGCTGGCGCTTGCGGTGGCGGACGAGCTCGGCGTTGCGCTCCGCCAGGGCGTCTACTCGCCCATCTCCGGCCCGTCGTTCAACACCAGCGCCGAGCTGCGCATGCTGCAGCGGCTGGGCAGCGACGCGGTGGGCATGTCCACCGTTCCCGAGGTCGTGGTGGCCCGGCACATGGGCCTGCGCGTGCTGGGGGTGGCCTGCATCACCGACATGGCGCTGCCGGACGAGCCCATCCACCTCACCCACGAGCAGGTGATGGAGGTCGCCCTGCGCACCAAGCCGCGGTTCCAGAGCCTGATCCGGGGCGTCCTGCGCCGGATGGCGGCCATCTAG
- a CDS encoding RsmB/NOP family class I SAM-dependent RNA methyltransferase, producing the protein MSLAHLDRLPFPLVPCVAIIWFVPSSDKGANRLDSLPLPQPFTDRMRRLLGDEYEAFAATYGEPRTHGLRVNRLKTDPAALAARLGMPVDPVPWTADGLYFPASLRPGRHPLHAAGLYYMQEPSAMAVAPLLAPRPGERVLDLAAAPGGKTTHLAALMENRGLLVANEVHPARARSLLENVERMGITCAVVLNERPDRLARSLPGFFDRILVDAPCSGEGMFRKLPEARESWRPDLPSSCARVQGQILDDAVAMLRPGGLLVYSTCTFAPEENEEVLLQLLTRHPELRLLDLPAVPGIAPARPDWTSDPDRAAALGVHRAGRLWPHRLRGEGHFVALLQKLDEAGSPGEAGPWGTPESAGRAPAESAGRTPAESAGRTPTGKGRIRAGRATQEAQGWAPARREALGAFAAFCREALSPEGADALQSGEIAQHGDWLYRPPEGSEALAGLHVLRAGLQLGLARKGRFEPAHALALALRPELVRQTCDLAAGSPAALAYLRGETLPASDQKGWTLVTVDGFPLGWARASDGVLKNHYPKGLRWLSSPPPAGDGED; encoded by the coding sequence GTGAGCCTGGCTCATCTCGATCGCCTCCCCTTCCCTCTCGTTCCCTGTGTTGCTATTATATGGTTTGTTCCATCTTCTGACAAGGGGGCGAATCGCCTGGACTCCCTCCCGCTCCCACAGCCGTTCACCGACCGGATGCGCCGGCTGCTGGGCGACGAGTATGAAGCCTTCGCCGCCACCTACGGCGAGCCGCGCACCCACGGGCTGCGGGTCAACCGGCTGAAGACCGACCCCGCGGCCCTCGCGGCGCGCCTCGGCATGCCGGTCGACCCCGTGCCCTGGACCGCCGACGGCCTCTACTTCCCCGCCAGCCTGCGGCCGGGACGCCACCCCCTCCACGCCGCGGGGCTCTACTACATGCAGGAGCCCAGCGCCATGGCGGTCGCACCGCTGTTGGCGCCGCGGCCGGGCGAGCGGGTGCTCGACCTCGCCGCCGCGCCGGGCGGCAAGACCACCCACCTGGCGGCGCTCATGGAGAACAGGGGCCTGCTGGTGGCCAACGAGGTCCACCCCGCCCGGGCTCGGTCGCTGCTGGAGAACGTGGAGCGCATGGGCATCACGTGCGCGGTGGTGCTGAACGAGCGGCCCGACCGGCTCGCCCGCAGCCTGCCCGGCTTCTTCGACCGCATCCTGGTCGACGCGCCCTGCTCGGGCGAGGGCATGTTCCGCAAGCTGCCCGAGGCCCGCGAATCGTGGCGGCCCGACCTGCCGTCATCCTGCGCCCGGGTGCAGGGACAGATCCTCGACGATGCGGTGGCCATGCTCCGCCCCGGCGGCCTCCTCGTCTACTCGACGTGCACCTTCGCCCCGGAGGAGAACGAGGAGGTGCTGCTGCAGCTGCTCACCCGCCACCCGGAGCTGCGGCTCCTCGACCTGCCCGCGGTTCCCGGGATCGCGCCCGCACGGCCCGACTGGACGTCCGACCCGGACCGCGCCGCCGCCCTGGGGGTCCACCGGGCCGGGCGGCTCTGGCCGCACCGGCTGCGGGGCGAGGGGCACTTCGTCGCGCTGCTGCAGAAGTTGGATGAGGCCGGGTCTCCAGGCGAGGCCGGCCCGTGGGGAACACCCGAGTCCGCGGGCCGGGCTCCGGCCGAGTCGGCGGGACGGACCCCGGCGGAGTCGGCAGGCCGGACCCCGACCGGAAAGGGGCGGATCCGAGCCGGTCGGGCAACGCAGGAGGCACAGGGCTGGGCGCCGGCCAGGCGGGAGGCCCTGGGCGCCTTCGCGGCGTTCTGCCGCGAGGCGCTCTCGCCCGAGGGCGCCGACGCACTGCAGTCGGGGGAGATCGCCCAGCACGGTGATTGGCTCTACCGGCCCCCCGAAGGCAGCGAGGCGCTCGCCGGGCTCCACGTCCTCCGGGCCGGCTTGCAGCTGGGCCTCGCCCGCAAGGGCCGCTTCGAGCCGGCGCACGCCCTGGCGCTGGCGCTCCGGCCGGAACTGGTCCGCCAGACCTGCGACCTCGCCGCCGGCTCGCCCGCGGCCCTGGCCTACCTGCGGGGCGAGACCCTGCCGGCCAGCGATCAGAAGGGCTGGACCCTCGTCACCGTCGACGGGTTCCCGCTGGGCTGGGCGAGGGCGTCAGACGGCGTGCTGAAGAACCACTATCCCAAGGGGCTGCGCTGGCTCTCCTCCCCACCGCCGGCCGGGGACGGGGAGGACTGA